From one Candidatus Endomicrobium procryptotermitis genomic stretch:
- a CDS encoding glycosyltransferase family 2 protein: protein MQYELSICIPAYNREKYLKEALDSIINQLDNTNRDKVEICISDNASQDNTKELVESYKLKHPHIIYFRWDKNMGADNNYLKSVEISSGKYCWILGSDDIINCGSIKKIIQELQFQYDIYLCNVKVCNINMKFMYYYKCLKNPIASTVFQFGDNNLIEKYLKAIKNIAGILGYLSSTIFLKAKWDNIKGKDEFIGTAYVHSYILLSILKDKSKLKYICEYLVSYRGYNDNFALEGMQKRILLDLNGIPLLMHKVFNGCIDVNYYAKEILSRHYGLRGHLYFISSLNENNLIEKKMLEIGYTKPYLLLCKSLKYPYLLGKKIKAVLRRFHVCN from the coding sequence TTGCAATACGAACTTTCAATCTGTATACCGGCTTACAACCGCGAAAAATATTTAAAAGAAGCTCTTGACAGCATAATCAATCAGCTCGACAATACCAACAGAGACAAAGTTGAAATATGCATAAGCGACAACGCCTCGCAAGACAACACTAAAGAGCTTGTAGAAAGCTATAAATTAAAGCATCCGCACATTATATATTTCCGCTGGGACAAAAATATGGGCGCGGATAACAACTATTTGAAATCCGTAGAGATATCAAGCGGGAAATACTGTTGGATACTTGGAAGCGATGATATAATTAATTGTGGAAGCATAAAAAAAATTATACAGGAACTTCAATTTCAATATGACATTTATTTATGTAATGTGAAAGTATGCAATATAAATATGAAGTTTATGTATTACTACAAATGTTTAAAGAATCCCATTGCGTCAACCGTATTTCAATTTGGAGACAATAATCTGATAGAAAAATATCTAAAAGCAATCAAAAACATTGCAGGGATACTCGGATATTTATCCTCTACAATTTTTTTAAAAGCTAAATGGGACAATATAAAAGGTAAAGATGAATTCATAGGTACGGCTTATGTTCATTCATATATACTTTTATCAATTCTTAAAGATAAATCAAAGCTCAAATATATTTGTGAATATTTAGTTTCATACAGGGGCTACAATGATAACTTTGCTCTTGAAGGAATGCAGAAACGAATACTGCTTGATTTAAACGGAATACCTCTTCTTATGCATAAGGTTTTTAACGGCTGTATAGATGTAAATTACTATGCAAAAGAAATACTGTCGCGTCATTACGGACTTCGCGGGCATTTATATTTTATATCTTCTCTAAATGAAAATAACTTAATAGAAAAAAAGATGCTTGAAATAGGATATACAAAACCTTACTTATTGCTTTGCAAAAGTCTGAAATATCCGTATTTACTGGGTAAAAAAATAAAAGCTGTTCTGAGGAGGTTTCATGTATGCAATTGA
- a CDS encoding DUF4143 domain-containing protein, with translation MLWNTGLASYLTKWDSPEALMNGAILETYVFCEIMKSYWHNGKEESVYFYRENEQKEIDFIIEKNNVLYPVEVKKTSTPDFKDFKNFNLLKSFKTKSIATGALICMYPNAMPIGNNVLSIPIWEI, from the coding sequence ATTTTATGGAACACGGGACTTGCCTCTTACCTTACCAAATGGGACAGCCCTGAAGCGCTTATGAACGGCGCGATTTTAGAAACTTATGTTTTTTGTGAGATAATGAAATCTTATTGGCATAATGGAAAAGAAGAAAGCGTTTATTTTTATCGCGAAAACGAGCAAAAAGAAATAGATTTTATTATAGAAAAAAATAACGTTTTATACCCTGTAGAAGTTAAAAAAACATCAACGCCCGATTTTAAAGATTTTAAAAATTTCAATTTGTTAAAAAGTTTTAAAACTAAAAGTATCGCAACTGGAGCGCTTATTTGCATGTATCCAAACGCCATGCCGATAGGAAACAATGTTTTATCAATCCCAATTTGGGAAATTTAA
- a CDS encoding AAA family ATPase, whose translation MCPELFSYIKIYVDSHPKQKGLFWLTGSQCFQLMKGIRESLAGRVAIIDMLGLSYKEIIKRPFESEPFVPDFKIIKRASNKSLKTIDVFKNIWNGAYPELITNSKVDRDTFYRSYLKTYIERDAADDIGVRNEVQFYDFIRAVASRTGGQLNYSNLASDVEINVRTTKKWLETLARCGLAYILEPYTPNINRRIVNTPKIYFMEHGTCLLPYQMGQP comes from the coding sequence ATATGCCCGGAACTATTTAGCTATATCAAAATTTATGTTGACAGCCATCCAAAGCAAAAAGGATTATTTTGGCTTACGGGAAGTCAGTGTTTTCAGTTGATGAAAGGCATAAGGGAATCTCTTGCCGGGCGCGTGGCTATAATAGATATGCTCGGATTGTCCTATAAAGAGATAATAAAAAGACCGTTTGAATCAGAACCTTTTGTTCCTGATTTTAAAATCATAAAACGCGCTTCAAACAAATCATTAAAAACCATAGACGTTTTTAAAAATATTTGGAATGGAGCTTATCCCGAACTTATTACAAATTCAAAAGTTGACCGAGACACTTTTTACAGAAGTTATTTAAAAACTTATATAGAAAGAGACGCTGCAGATGATATAGGTGTTAGAAATGAAGTTCAATTTTATGATTTTATACGCGCAGTGGCGTCCCGCACAGGCGGGCAGTTAAATTACAGCAATTTAGCGTCTGATGTAGAAATAAACGTTAGAACTACAAAAAAATGGCTTGAAACGCTTGCCCGCTGCGGACTTGCGTATATATTAGAACCATATACGCCTAACATCAATAGAAGAATTGTAAACACGCCAAAGATTTATTTTATGGAACACGGGACTTGCCTCTTACCTTACCAAATGGGACAGCCCTGA